Proteins encoded within one genomic window of Rossellomorea vietnamensis:
- a CDS encoding peptide ABC transporter substrate-binding protein — protein sequence MKKLLSVFLVGMLLFMLAACTATKDAGSESSSGDSKKEDTGKVLHLNNGAEPTSFDPPIGFDSYSWTALNNLMEGMTRLNANHEPEAAMAEKWDVSEDGKVYTFHIRDNAKWSNGDDVTAGDFVFAWKRLLNPDTGSPAAFLGYFIEGGEAFNTGKGSADDVKVAAKDDKTFEVTLTSPQAYFLSVIANPAFFPINEKVATENPEWFAEADTFVANGPFKLTEWEHDSHFVMEKNDQYWDKDSVKLDKVHWAMVNDTNTDYQLYKTGELDTADVPADLSKQLFEEGKVNVEDQAGTYFYRFNLEKEPFQNQNIRKAFAMAVDQQQMVDFVTKNKEKPAYGFVSKGFKDPSGKDFREANGDLVKTDVEEAKALLKKGMEEEGYDKLPEVTLTYSTSDTHQKIAEALQQMFKENLDVDVKLANMEWNVFQDEQKALKFQLSRSSFLADYADPINFLENFQTGHSMNRTGWSNENYDKLIQQAKNEADEAKRFDMMYEAEKILMDEMPIIPIHFYNHVYLQNEDVTGIVRHPVGYMELKWADKK from the coding sequence ATGAAAAAGCTATTATCGGTCTTTCTAGTAGGGATGCTCCTGTTCATGTTGGCAGCTTGTACGGCCACGAAGGACGCAGGCAGTGAGTCAAGCAGTGGGGACAGTAAGAAAGAAGACACAGGAAAGGTCCTTCACCTGAATAATGGAGCAGAACCAACGTCGTTCGATCCACCAATCGGTTTTGATTCCTATTCCTGGACAGCATTGAACAATCTAATGGAAGGGATGACCCGTCTAAATGCCAATCATGAACCTGAAGCTGCCATGGCTGAAAAATGGGATGTTTCAGAAGATGGGAAAGTATATACCTTCCACATCAGGGACAATGCAAAATGGTCAAACGGTGATGATGTCACTGCCGGAGATTTTGTATTCGCGTGGAAACGCCTATTAAATCCAGACACAGGTTCACCGGCTGCTTTCCTCGGATATTTCATTGAAGGTGGAGAGGCATTCAACACCGGAAAGGGTTCAGCTGACGATGTGAAAGTTGCGGCGAAAGATGATAAAACATTCGAGGTCACACTGACAAGTCCACAAGCCTATTTCTTGAGCGTCATTGCAAATCCTGCATTCTTCCCGATCAATGAAAAGGTAGCTACTGAGAATCCGGAATGGTTTGCAGAAGCGGATACGTTCGTTGCCAACGGGCCGTTCAAACTGACGGAATGGGAGCATGACAGCCATTTCGTCATGGAAAAGAATGATCAATATTGGGATAAAGACTCAGTGAAATTGGATAAAGTTCACTGGGCCATGGTAAACGATACCAATACGGATTATCAATTATACAAAACTGGTGAACTGGATACAGCTGACGTACCGGCGGATTTAAGTAAACAGTTATTTGAAGAAGGGAAAGTGAATGTGGAAGACCAGGCAGGAACGTATTTCTATCGTTTCAATTTAGAAAAAGAGCCTTTTCAAAATCAAAATATCCGAAAAGCATTCGCCATGGCTGTCGACCAACAGCAAATGGTTGACTTTGTAACAAAAAATAAAGAAAAACCAGCTTACGGATTCGTTTCAAAAGGATTTAAAGATCCATCAGGTAAGGACTTCCGTGAAGCAAACGGAGACTTGGTGAAAACGGATGTGGAAGAAGCAAAAGCCCTCTTAAAGAAGGGTATGGAAGAAGAGGGATACGACAAACTACCGGAAGTCACTTTAACATACAGCACAAGTGATACTCATCAAAAAATTGCTGAAGCTCTTCAACAAATGTTCAAGGAGAACTTAGATGTTGATGTGAAGTTAGCCAATATGGAGTGGAACGTATTCCAGGATGAACAAAAGGCTTTGAAGTTCCAGTTATCTCGTAGTTCTTTCTTAGCAGACTATGCTGATCCGATCAACTTCCTGGAAAACTTCCAGACAGGACATTCCATGAACCGCACAGGATGGAGTAATGAGAATTATGACAAGCTAATCCAGCAAGCCAAGAATGAAGCGGATGAAGCAAAACGATTCGACATGATGTATGAAGCAGAAAAAATTCTAATGGATGAAATGCCGATCATCCCGATTCACTTCTACAATCATGTGTATCTACAAAATGAAGATGTGACAGGCATCGTCCGTCACCCGGTCGGCTACATGGAATTAAAATGGGCTGATAAAAAATAA
- a CDS encoding mandelate racemase/muconate lactonizing enzyme family protein — translation MKIHQLETFRTAVPLHTPFKTALRTVTVAEAIVVKLTCDNGIIGWGEAPPTVVITGESLSSIEHSIQQVIKPAIIGKNLLNHENLFQHLHSLLIMNTSAKAAVDMAIYDCLAQHCQLPLYQFLGGYRHELETDYTVSVNSPKEMGNDAADYVNKGFDVLKVKVGKDEIETDIKRIHEIRQRIGYDVKIRLDANQGWESKAAVRAIRKMEDLDLNIELVEQPVPAHDIEGLKRVTDEVETLIMADESVFTPYQAFEVLKSRSADLINIKLMKAGGIYQAQKINDLAEVCGVECMVGSMIETRLGITAAAHFAASRKNVTRFDFDAPLMLADDIVVGGIRYNGRRITMPTKAGLGIERVKV, via the coding sequence GTGAAGATCCATCAACTTGAAACGTTCAGGACAGCCGTGCCTTTACATACCCCTTTTAAGACCGCTTTACGTACGGTGACAGTGGCGGAAGCCATCGTTGTTAAACTGACTTGCGACAACGGGATTATCGGCTGGGGAGAGGCACCTCCGACCGTGGTGATCACGGGAGAAAGTTTATCCAGCATCGAACACAGTATACAACAAGTAATCAAACCCGCGATAATAGGCAAAAACCTATTAAACCATGAGAATCTTTTTCAACATCTGCATTCGTTACTCATCATGAATACTAGTGCGAAGGCTGCAGTGGATATGGCCATTTATGATTGCCTGGCTCAACATTGTCAATTGCCACTCTATCAATTTTTGGGAGGGTACAGGCATGAGCTTGAGACAGATTACACGGTGAGTGTGAACAGCCCGAAGGAAATGGGTAATGATGCAGCGGATTATGTTAATAAAGGCTTTGATGTACTGAAAGTGAAAGTAGGCAAAGATGAAATCGAAACAGATATAAAAAGAATTCACGAAATCCGCCAACGGATCGGATACGATGTCAAAATTCGCCTGGATGCCAATCAGGGATGGGAATCAAAAGCGGCAGTCAGAGCGATTCGCAAGATGGAGGATCTTGACCTGAATATTGAATTAGTTGAGCAGCCAGTGCCTGCACATGACATTGAAGGCTTGAAGAGGGTCACGGATGAGGTTGAAACCCTGATCATGGCTGATGAAAGTGTGTTCACTCCATATCAAGCCTTTGAAGTATTAAAGTCCCGAAGTGCAGATCTGATCAATATTAAACTCATGAAAGCGGGTGGAATCTACCAGGCTCAGAAAATAAACGATCTAGCAGAAGTTTGCGGGGTCGAATGTATGGTCGGCAGCATGATCGAAACCAGACTGGGAATAACGGCTGCGGCTCACTTTGCGGCAAGCAGGAAAAACGTCACTCGATTTGATTTCGATGCACCACTTATGTTGGCTGACGATATTGTAGTGGGTGGGATCCGTTATAACGGTCGTAGGATTACTATGCCGACAAAAGCCGGTCTCGGCATAGAGAGAGTAAAAGTATGA
- a CDS encoding S66 peptidase family protein — MLMKPSKLKIGDKVGVIAPASPPKSEPLKKGIRFLEDLGLKVKVGNSVHKKYGYLAGNDTERIEDIHKMFSDSDVKAIFCACGGFGTGRIVSRLDFELIRQNPKIFWGYSDITFLHTAIHQQTGLVTFHGPMLSSDIGLEDVHEASKESFQQLFHTENFDYTYDKTKLETVSEGVATGHVIGGNLTLLVSTLGTPFEVNTKGKIFFIEDIDEEPYQVDRMLNQLKMAHKFKDASGIIIGDFKNCEPKKRERSLTLDEVLTEHIASTGKPALKGFNIGHSSPNIAIPVGSIGTMNTFEHSFIIESGISEGENE; from the coding sequence ATGTTGATGAAACCTTCTAAACTGAAAATAGGGGATAAGGTAGGGGTCATAGCTCCTGCCAGCCCGCCAAAATCAGAACCATTGAAAAAAGGAATCCGGTTCCTTGAAGATTTAGGATTGAAAGTAAAGGTTGGGAACTCGGTACATAAGAAATATGGGTACTTAGCAGGTAACGACACAGAGAGGATCGAAGATATCCATAAGATGTTTTCAGATTCGGATGTAAAAGCCATTTTCTGTGCATGTGGAGGTTTTGGAACGGGACGTATTGTTTCAAGATTGGATTTCGAACTGATCCGCCAAAACCCAAAAATTTTTTGGGGATATAGTGATATTACTTTTTTACATACGGCCATTCATCAACAAACAGGTCTCGTGACCTTCCATGGACCGATGCTAAGTTCCGATATCGGACTCGAGGACGTCCATGAAGCCTCAAAGGAATCCTTCCAACAGTTGTTTCATACGGAAAATTTTGACTATACGTATGACAAAACCAAACTTGAGACGGTCTCAGAAGGCGTAGCGACCGGCCACGTGATCGGCGGGAACCTCACCCTGCTTGTGAGCACATTGGGGACACCCTTCGAAGTGAATACCAAGGGAAAGATCTTTTTTATTGAAGATATCGACGAGGAACCCTATCAAGTCGACCGAATGCTGAATCAGTTGAAAATGGCCCACAAATTCAAAGATGCTTCCGGAATCATCATTGGTGACTTTAAGAACTGTGAGCCTAAGAAACGCGAACGTTCCCTGACTCTTGATGAGGTTCTGACAGAACATATCGCAAGTACAGGAAAACCTGCACTAAAAGGTTTTAATATCGGACATTCATCACCTAATATTGCCATCCCGGTGGGCAGCATTGGAACAATGAATACATTTGAACATTCATTTATAATCGAATCAGGCATAAGCGAGGGTGAGAACGAGTGA
- a CDS encoding ABC transporter permease — protein sequence MSTYLLKRLLAMVITLWLIVTLTFFLMHTIPGSPFNEERNTSEMVQQNLEAHYHLNEPLMVQYLLYLKSLISLDFGPSITQPSQTVNDLLGRGFPISFELGMTTLIIAVLSGIILGVLAALRHNGIIDYMAMTFAVLGISIPNFVMATLLIQQVAVTWGILPVATWTSWRHMILPTLALATGPMAIIARLTRSSMLEVLTQDYIRTARAKGLSPVKIVVKHALRNALLPVVTVLGTLAAGILTGTFVIEQIFAIPGMGKYFVESINQRDYPVIMGTTVFYSAFLIVMLFLVDLAYGFLDPRIKLHKKEAK from the coding sequence ATGAGTACATATTTATTGAAACGATTACTGGCCATGGTCATAACCCTCTGGCTGATTGTGACATTAACGTTTTTCCTGATGCATACCATACCCGGATCCCCCTTCAATGAGGAACGGAATACAAGTGAAATGGTACAACAAAATTTAGAAGCCCATTATCATTTGAACGAGCCCCTGATGGTACAGTATTTACTTTATTTAAAATCGCTTATTTCATTGGACTTTGGTCCTTCTATTACGCAGCCATCCCAAACAGTGAACGATTTGCTGGGGAGAGGATTTCCAATTTCATTTGAACTTGGTATGACAACACTAATCATCGCAGTGCTTTCAGGAATTATACTGGGGGTTTTGGCAGCCCTTAGGCATAATGGAATCATTGACTATATGGCAATGACATTTGCCGTACTTGGCATTTCAATTCCTAATTTCGTCATGGCCACATTATTGATTCAACAAGTGGCTGTAACGTGGGGAATCCTCCCGGTTGCGACATGGACAAGCTGGCGACACATGATTCTACCGACTCTTGCATTAGCCACTGGGCCCATGGCCATCATTGCCCGTCTTACCCGCTCCAGTATGCTGGAAGTGTTGACTCAGGATTATATACGTACAGCACGCGCTAAGGGATTGTCACCAGTCAAGATTGTCGTTAAGCATGCGTTGCGAAATGCATTGCTGCCGGTGGTCACTGTCCTGGGTACACTTGCTGCTGGGATCTTGACAGGAACCTTCGTCATTGAACAGATCTTTGCCATTCCGGGTATGGGAAAATACTTTGTCGAAAGCATTAATCAACGCGATTATCCCGTGATTATGGGAACAACGGTATTTTACAGTGCCTTTCTTATCGTCATGTTATTTTTAGTCGACCTGGCATATGGTTTCCTTGATCCACGGATAAAGTTACACAAGAAGGAGGCAAAATGA
- a CDS encoding ABC transporter permease produces MGVPNQQEPLVTPDVRDEWFTPKKRNKEDAEAVVRPSLSYWQDAWKRLMKNKLAMLGLVFLTALIIMAVVGPIISPHDVTKQTLSNQNLPPSGQHWFGTDDMGRDVFTRTWYGARISLFVGFMAALIDFVIGIVYGGIAGYKGGKTDNVMMRIVEILYGLPYLLVVILLMVVMGPGLLTIIVALTVTGWIGMARIVRGQVLQIKNYEFILASKTFGTKTARIIRKNLLPNTMGPIIVQMTLTIPSAIFAEAFLSFLGLGIQAPYASWGVMANDGLSTILSGYWWRLFFPALFISLTMFSFNVLGDGLQDALDPKLRR; encoded by the coding sequence ATGGGGGTTCCAAATCAACAAGAGCCACTCGTGACTCCAGACGTGAGGGATGAATGGTTCACACCCAAGAAGAGGAATAAAGAGGATGCTGAAGCAGTGGTTAGACCGAGTCTTTCCTATTGGCAGGATGCCTGGAAGCGCCTCATGAAAAATAAACTGGCTATGCTTGGATTAGTATTCTTAACTGCACTAATCATTATGGCAGTCGTCGGCCCGATTATTTCTCCACACGATGTCACTAAGCAAACACTGTCCAATCAAAATCTGCCGCCTTCTGGTCAACACTGGTTTGGTACGGACGATATGGGAAGAGATGTATTTACCCGTACATGGTATGGAGCACGGATTTCGTTGTTCGTAGGGTTCATGGCAGCGCTTATCGACTTTGTGATTGGGATTGTATACGGTGGCATTGCAGGTTATAAAGGCGGAAAAACGGATAATGTCATGATGCGTATCGTTGAAATATTATACGGGTTACCATATCTGCTTGTCGTCATTCTATTGATGGTAGTTATGGGGCCTGGTCTCTTGACGATCATTGTAGCCTTAACGGTGACCGGGTGGATCGGAATGGCCAGGATCGTTAGGGGACAGGTGCTTCAGATTAAAAACTATGAATTTATTTTGGCTTCAAAAACATTCGGGACGAAAACTGCACGAATCATCAGAAAGAATCTGCTTCCTAATACAATGGGCCCGATTATCGTACAAATGACCTTGACGATACCCAGCGCGATCTTTGCTGAAGCTTTCTTAAGCTTCCTTGGACTCGGCATTCAAGCACCCTATGCAAGCTGGGGAGTGATGGCCAATGACGGCTTATCTACGATCCTATCCGGATACTGGTGGCGTTTATTCTTTCCTGCATTATTCATATCATTGACTATGTTTTCATTCAATGTGTTGGGAGACGGATTACAGGATGCACTGGATCCGAAATTAAGGAGGTAA
- a CDS encoding ABC transporter ATP-binding protein has protein sequence MSKVLSVQDLHVSFTTYGGEVKAVRGVSFDLHKGETLAIVGESGCGKSVTSQSIMRLIPNPPGKVTGGRILFKGRDLLKITEPQMRKVRGADISMIFQDPMTALNPTLTIGEQIMEGILQHNDVSKKEAKQKAIDMLKLVSIPNPEERLKQYPHQFSGGMRQRIVIAMSLVCEPDVLIADEPTTALDVTIQAQILELFKEIQKKTGVSIILITHDLGVVAQVADRIAVMYAGKIVEEGNRREIFYHSQHPYTQGLLGSVPRLDLDGEDLIPIPGSPPDLFSPPVGCPFVPRCEKAMEVCDRVYPVKTQLTDEHHVDCWLQDKRANQVKLSSVSLTIR, from the coding sequence ATGAGTAAAGTTTTATCAGTACAAGATCTCCATGTCTCCTTTACAACCTATGGTGGAGAAGTCAAGGCGGTCAGGGGAGTAAGCTTTGATTTACATAAGGGGGAGACGCTGGCGATTGTAGGCGAATCCGGATGCGGGAAGAGTGTGACATCACAAAGCATTATGAGACTGATCCCGAATCCACCCGGGAAAGTGACTGGCGGCAGAATCCTCTTTAAGGGAAGGGACCTTTTAAAGATAACCGAACCCCAAATGAGGAAAGTGCGTGGAGCCGATATTTCCATGATTTTTCAGGATCCGATGACGGCTCTTAATCCCACGCTGACCATTGGTGAACAAATCATGGAAGGGATTTTACAGCACAACGATGTATCCAAGAAAGAAGCGAAACAAAAAGCGATCGACATGCTTAAGCTTGTAAGCATTCCAAATCCGGAGGAGAGATTGAAGCAGTATCCTCATCAATTCAGCGGGGGGATGCGGCAGCGTATTGTGATTGCCATGTCCCTAGTATGTGAACCCGATGTCTTAATTGCGGATGAGCCGACAACGGCCCTTGATGTTACTATACAAGCCCAAATACTTGAATTGTTTAAAGAGATCCAGAAGAAGACGGGTGTATCGATTATTTTAATCACGCATGATTTGGGAGTCGTGGCTCAAGTGGCTGACCGGATTGCCGTCATGTATGCAGGGAAAATAGTAGAAGAAGGAAACAGGAGAGAAATTTTTTATCACTCTCAACATCCATATACTCAAGGGCTGCTGGGATCCGTCCCAAGGCTGGATCTTGATGGGGAAGACCTGATACCGATTCCCGGTTCTCCGCCAGATCTCTTTTCTCCGCCTGTCGGGTGCCCATTTGTCCCACGTTGTGAAAAAGCCATGGAAGTATGCGACCGTGTGTATCCCGTAAAGACACAATTAACGGACGAACACCATGTCGACTGCTGGCTCCAGGATAAACGAGCCAACCAAGTGAAGCTTTCATCGGTCAGCTTAACCATTCGTTAA